The Corynebacterium atypicum genome contains the following window.
AATTTTCGCTGCAAAAGACCTGGTTTGAAGCTTAGCCACCCTTAGGTTCCATAACGTAAGCTGAATTTCCACTTAAGGCTCAGTCCGGCCGGATTATGTGCCAGAGGGGATGCATACCCTATTTTTGCATCGTCTGCGTAACCATATACGTCAAGCTAGAAGCTCGTTCAGCAAACATAGAATTCCCTTACATACCATTAGTTACACACGCCCCACAGCTCGCACGTCAACCTCAACCAGGGGTAGACTTTCGGCTAGCCTGCGGATCCCCTCGCGCAGCGAGCGGATCAGCCCCAGACGGGGCGCCTTTTTACCCCCCGGTCTTGCACCCCCAGGCACGGCCCTCTATGATTCATGAGCCATGAGTAACAATACCTTCCAGTGGTGGTGGCCCGCTCCAGCGGCGAGCCACTGATTGTTGCTACCTTCTTAAACACCCAAGGCTCGCATCGCTTGGACATCAAGCGGCGGGCCTTTTGCTATACCCGGGCCCGGCGCACCGAAAATTTGACCCACCTTCTGCCCCCAGCACATCTCACTAAGACAGAAAGGCCCGCCGGTGAGCCCTATCGAGCAGATCATCGCCTACCACCCGGACGCCTCCGAGCTGTTCAAGCACCTCGGCGGCACGGACGCGGACTTTACCGTTTTTCTCGAGTCCGCCGACGTGAGCACACAGTCCGGCATCAACTCGATAGGCGTGCTCAAGGCCGCCGCGGTGGTCACGTGCACCGGCCAGACAGTCCAGGCTACAGCGCTTTCGCCAGCAGGCGAAGAGCTAGTGGGCCTCGTCGAGAAGGCGAAAGAACAACAGCGCGCGCACGCGGCGCACTATGCACCCGGGGGGAAGTGCGCGGCGGGGGAGACTGCCGACGAGCGCGCGCGGCTTCAGGCCACCAGCAACGCCGAGGCATTGAAGGCGATCCACCGCAGCGGGCATATGCTGCTCGGCGGCTTCGCCTTCGACTACCTGGCCACCTTCGAGGAGCTGCCCGAGGTCGCCCAGGGCCCGAACACCTACCCGGACTACCAGTTCATCATTCCGGAGCTGATGCTCACGCTCAACCACCGGGATCGAACCGCGAGCCTCAAGGTCTTTCCTACGAGCACCGAGCACGCCCGAGAGCTTTCCGACGCGCTGTGCGCGCTTGCCAAGCGGGCCCGCGAACTGGATCGCCGCCCACCGCGTGAGACGCCAGAAGACGCGCACCTTAGCAGTAAGGGCGCGGCGGGGGAGCGCACAGCAAGCGGTGCGCTTAATGTCACTGTGTCGCTTGACGACGCCGCGTTCTGCGCCGGGGTCACCCAATTCCAGCGCGACATCGCCGCGGGCGACGTCTACCAGATCGTCCCCTCGCGCGCCTTCCACGCGCCGTGCCCGGACGCGTTCGCCGCCTACCAAGTACTGCGCGTGACCAACCCGAGCCCCTACATGTTCTATCTGCGTGGCAGGGACGCCGCCGGGACACCCTTCGAGCTTTTCGGGGCGTCGCCGGAATCAAACCTCAAGTACACCCACGTGGATCGCAGGGTGCGTCTTTATCCCATCGCGGGCACCCGCCCGCGCGGAGCCTCGCCTGAGATGGATGTCCGCAACGAGCTCACCTTGCGCACTGACGCTAAGGAACTCGCCGAACACACGATGCTGGTCGACTTGGCCCGCAACGACGTCGCCCGAGTGAGCTCGCCCGGTACCCGCACCGTCGACCAGCTGATGTCCGTCGAGCGCTACTCGGCGGTCATGCACCTCGTGAGCGAGGTCAGCGGCCAGCTCGCCAGTGGCTTGGACGCACTCGACGCATTCCGGGCCTGCATGACGATGGGAACGCTCACCGGTGCGCCGAAGTTGCGGGCCGCGGAGCTTATCCGCTCATTTGAGGGGATGCGCCGCGGCAGCTTCGGCGGGGCCATCGGCTACCTCAAGCCAGACGGCGACATGGACACCTGCGTAGTCATCCGCTCAGCGTTCGTGCAAGGCGGACGCGCCATCGTGCAGGCAGGCGCGGGCGTCGTCCGCGACTCGGTACCACAATCCGAGGCGGACGAGACCCTGCACAAGGCTTTTGCGGTGCTGCACGCGCTCGCCCTTTCCCAAGGCAAGACGATGGAGGTAACGCGATGAGCGGATATTCTTTTGGCACACTTTCCGGGGGCTGCATGCACAACGCTGACGGCGAGGCGCCCCTCACCCGGACGGTAGCGATCGTGGACAATCGGGATTCCTTCGTGTACAACCTGGTCGACGCCATCGCGGTTCAAGGACATTTCACCCACGTACTGCGCAACAGCGTGTCGCCGGCCCAGGTGCGGGGCCTTCGCCCCGACGTGATCGTGCTCTCTCCGGGGCCAGGGCACCCGCACACGGCCGGCAACCTGATGGGTATCTACCAGATGGCACGGGCCTGCGAGATCCCGGTGCTCGGCATCTGCCTTGGATTTCAGGCAATCCTGTCCGCCCACGGCGCCGAGGTGCGCCCCTGCGGACCCGTCCATGGCATCACCGACTCGCTCTCCCTGACCTCGGCCGGGCGCCGGTCGCCGCTTTTTGCTGGGCTAGCGGACCCCGCCACCAAACGCGCGGTACCGATCGCACGCTACCACTCACTTGGATGTACCGAGCTCCCGCCGGGGCTGACCGCACTCGGGTTTAGCGCGTCCCAGGCAGGCCCTGTGGTCATGGCTGCCGTCGACGACGAGGCCGCCCCTACGGAGATTGGGTTGCAGTTTCATCCAGAGTCGCTGCTCACCCCCGACGGCCCGGTCCTGTTGCACCGCTGCCTCGAGGCTCTCGGCCGCCACACGAAGGAGCGTGGGAGGAACGGCGCCAGGAGAGACGAAGCCGGCGGAGGGGGTGAGCAATGTTTCACGTGAAACATCGACTCTCAAGCGGGCCACGCAGCCCTGGCTCGCAGTGATTGGAGACCCGAGGCCCGCGCCCGACATCCAGCGTCCGGCGCCACCACCCAGCAAACCGCACACCGAAGTTAAGTAAACGTTGAAAGGGACGACAGTGACTAGCCAAGACTCGCTCAACCGGCTTATCGCCTATCTGGATAATCCCGAGCCAACCGTAGAGGAAGCCCGCGCCGTCTTTACGCCTCTGACGGTGGGCGATTACGACGACATCCACATCGCCGCACTACTCACCATGATCCGCACCCGTGGCGAGACCTACGCGGACCTCCTCGGCGCCGCACACGCCTTTATCGAGGCCGGCAGGCCGTTCCCCATTACCGGTGCCGGGCTCTTAGACACGGCCGGAACCGGGGGCGACGGAAAGAACACGATCAATATCACCACCGGCGCCTCGCTTGTCGCGGCGGCCGGGGGAGTGAAGATGGTCAAGGTGGGCAACCGTTCCGTAAGCTCCAAGTCTGGGTCGGCCGACGTACTCGAGGCCATGAACATCCCGCTCGACCTCGACCCGGATCGGGCCGTGCGGCAGTTCGAAGCCTCGAACTTCACCTTCCTCTTCGCGCCCGCCTACAACCCAGCCGTCTCCCACGTGCAACCCGTGCGCCGGGCGTTGAAGGTGCCCACCCTCTTCAACACCTTGGGGCCGGTGCTCTCGCCGGCCCGCCCGGAGTTCCAGATCATGGGTGTGGCCAACCCTAAAGTCGGACGGATGATCGCCGAGGTATTCCGGGACCTGGGTCGAGGGAAAGCCATGGTCGTCCACGGGGCGGGAACCGACGAAGTCGCCGTCTGGGGGCCCACCCAGGTGTGGGAGCTCACGCGCGACGGCCAAATCGAGGAATACCAGATCACCCCGGAAGGCCTCGGCTTAGAGACGTACGCGATCGAGGACGTGGTGGGCGGCGACGGCCAAGAGAACGCCAAGCATCTCTACGCCACCTTTGAAGGCACCGGCGAGCCCGCCCACCGCGCGGCCATCGCTGCCTCTGCAGGCGCCATGTTTTATGTCACCGAGAACGCAGCCAGCCTGAAGGAGGGAACCGAGCGCGCGCTCGAGCTTTTGGACTCCGGCGCCGTCGCCCGCTGGTTGCACAAGCACGAGGAGGCTGACTATGCCAACTAACGCGCAAGGCACCACGCCGCACGCCGCCCATGCGACGCCGACGGTGCTCCAGGGGATCGTCGATAAGCGCCGCACCCACCTGCCGGAGATCCACGCCCGCATCGCGCACGTCGACCCGAACGCCCTCGAACCCTCGACGCGCTCGCTCTACCACGCGCTAGGCGGAGGTCACCCGGCGGGGCAGCGGACCCGGTTCATCATGGAATGCAAGTCCTCATCCCCGAGCCTCGGCCTCATCCGCGAGCACTACCAGCCCGCCGATATCGCTCGCGTGTACTCGCGATACGCCAGCGCCATTTCGGTGCTGTGCGAACCCGAGCGCTTCGGCGGCGACTATGATCACTTGGCTGCCGTGGCCCAGTCCACGCACCTTCCGGTGGTGTGCAAGGACTTCATCATCAGCCCCGTCCAGGTCCACGCGGCGCGCTACTTCGGGGCGGACGCCATCCTTTTGATGCTCTCCGTGCTTGACGACGCCGCGTACGCTGCGCTCGCAGCCGAAGCCGAACGCCTCGGCCTCGACGTAATCACCGAGGTGATCGATGAGCACGAAGTCGCCCGGGCTACCCGGCTCGGCGCCCGCATCTTTGGCATCAACCACCGCGACCTCAACGATCTTTCGATTGACCTCGGCCGCTCCGCGCGCCTCACTCCGCTGGTCTCAGAGGGCGCCGTGGTCCTCGCTGAGTCGGGCGTGCGGGACGCCAGGGTAGTCCGGTCGCTTTCCGGCTTCGTTCACGCCTTTCTGGTTGGCTCGCAGCTGACCGGCCGCCCGGATGTGGACGAAGCGGCCCGAGAGCTGGTGTTCGGCAGGGCCAAGGTTTGCGGGTTGCGCACTACATCCGCCGCGCAGGTGGCGCGAGCCTGCGGGGCGACCTGGGGCGGGCTAATCTTCGAGCCGGCCTCCCCTCGCAATGTTTCACGTGAAACGGCGCGAGAAATCGCGGCCGCGGAGCCGGCCCTACGCTATGTGGGAGTCACACGTGCTACCGACGGATTTGCGGATTTTCTCGCGGGCGTTCCCTTGACCGCAATCCAACTGCACGCCCCGTACCAGGGCTCGGCCGCGGCCGAAGAGCAGCTGATCTGCAGGGCCCGCCGGTTCGCAGAGGAGGAGGACATCCAGGAGGTCTGGCGGGCGGTATCCATGAACGCGCCAGAAGCCAAGGCGCACCTCGACGCCCTCGGATTCTCCGGCTCCGCCGCGGCGGGCGTAAAGATTCCTCAGCCCGGGCAGCCAGTCGACCGCATCGTTCTCGACTCTGGCTCCGGAGGCACCGGCACCGCGTTCGACTGGGGCCGGGTTGCCGAGCTCGTGGCCGAAGCCATGCGTCCCCTCTGCTTCATTGCCGGCGGGCTCAACCTGGAAAACCTCGCCGCGGCGCTCGATCTCCGGTGTGGGGGAGTAGACCTCAACAGCGGATTCGAGTACCCGGCCGGCACCGGAAACTGGGCCGGGCACAAAGACGCCGCAGCGCTCGCCCGCGCCTTCGAGATCCTCCGCCACCACCACTACCCGAGGGGTGAGCAACCGCCCCGGGCCCTCTCACGCAAGAACAGCCAACACGCCACTTCTTAACCCTAATGAAAGGTCAAACCATGTCTCATCAAATCGGCGGAAGCACGATCCTTCCCGCCTACTTTGGCCAGTTCGGCGGGCAGTTCGTAGCCGAATCGCTCATTCCCGCGCTCGACCAGCTGGAGCGCGCCTTTGTCGAAGCTCTCGAAAACGAGGCCTTTATGGACGAGTACCGCAGTCTCTTGCGCGAGTACCTCGGCCGGCCTACTCCGATCACCCGGTGCCGAAACCTTGCGGCCAACAGCCCCGCACAGATTTTTTTGAAGCGCGAAGACCTGGTTCACGGCGGGGCGCATAAGACCAACCAGGTGATCGGTCAGATTCTGCTCGCCAAGAAGATGGGCAAGACCCGCATCATCGCGGAGACCGGCGCCGGCCAGCACGGCACGGCCACCGCACTGGCCTGCGCGTTGCTGGGCATGGAGTGCGTGATTTACATGGGCGCCAAGGACGTCGAGCGCCAGCAGCCGAACGTCTACCGGATGCAGCTCCACGGCGCCCAGGTGGTGCCGGTAGACACCGGCTCCGGGACGCTGAAGGACGCGGTCAACGAGGCGCTGCGCGATTGGACCGCCTCGTTCCATGACACCCACTATCTGCTGGGCACCGCAGCCGGCCCGCACCCGTTCCCAACGATCGTGCGCGAGTTCCACCGCGTCATCTCGCAGGAAGCGAAGGCCCAGATGGTGGAGATGACGGGCAAGCTTCCCGACGTCGTCGTGGCCTGCGTAGGCGGCGGCTCGAACGCGATCGGCATGTTCGCGGACTTCATCGACGAACCCGACGTCGAGCTCGTGGGGACGGAGCCCGCGGGCGCAGGACTTGACTCGGGGAAACACGGGGCGACGATCAGCAACGGCCAGATCGGGGTGCTCCACGGTGCGCGCACCTTTGTGATGCGCTCGGCCGACGGGCAGATCGACGAGTCCTACTCCATCTCGGCCGGGCTCGACTACCCGGGCGTGGGCCCCCAGCACGCCTATCTCTCGGAGAGCGGCAGGGCTACCTACGTGGGGATCACCGACGCCGAGGCGTTGGAGGCCTTCCAGCTACTGTCGCTGCACGAGGGAATCATTCCGGCCTTGGAGTCCTCACACGCCCTGGCCTACGCGCTCAAGCGCGCGGCGACGGCAACTAAGCCGATCAACATCCTGGTCTCCCTTTCCGGCAGGGGTGACAAGGACGTCGACCACGTGCGCCACACGCTCGATGAGCGCCCCGAGCTCAAGCTCGAACGCACCGATTGTGCCGGCGCTCAGACGCTTCCGAACAAAGAACCCGCCGCTTTCCAGGACAAGAAGGAGAACTAGCAATGTCCGATCGCTATACCGACCTGTTCAACCGACTAGCCGACAAAGATGAGAGAGCATTCGTTCCCTTCGTCATGGCGGCCGACCCCAGCCCCGAAGACTCGCTCACGGTGATCAGGAAGCTTGTCGCTGTGGGCGCGGACGCCCTTGAACTTGGGGTGCCTTTCTCCGATCCCAGCGCGGACGGGCCCACCATCCAGGCTTCCCACACGCGCGCGCTCGCCGGGGGAGCGACGGTGGAGCGCGTGCTGGACATTATTCGTACCATCCGCGGGGAATATCCGGAGCTGCCCATCGGCATGCTCGTCTACGGCAACGTCCCGGTTACCCGTGGGCTGGAAAACTTTTACCATGAGTTCCATGCGGCGGGCGCGGATTCCATCTTGCTTCCTGACGTCCCGTTGCGCGAGTCCGAGCCTTTTGTCGCGGCGGCGCGCGCCGAGGGCATCGACACGGTATTCATCGCACCGGCCCATGCGGGGCGGGAGACTCTCGCCGACGTAGCCACGCAGGCGACCGGCTACGTCTACGCTATTTCACGCGACGGCGTCACGGGCACCGAGCGCGCAGCGACGAGCGACGGGTTGGGCAACGTCATCGGCCAGCTGGCGCAGCTGGGCGCGCCGCCGGTATTAGTAGGGTTTGGTATTTCGACTCCCGAGCACGTGCGGCAAGTATGCGCGGCCGGCGCGGCTGGCGCTATTACCGGTTCTGCGATCACCGACATCCTTTCGCGCCACTTGGTTGACGATGCCGAGAAGCCGGTCGGCGAGCACGGTATCCCCGCCAGAAAGATCGGCGATCGAGACGCTCTCGCTCAGCGGCTCCACAACTACGTCAAAGAAATGAAGGCGGCGACATCATCACAGTGACGTTACACCGCTCCGAGCTCTAAGTGTTTTTCATCGCTGACAATTACCGTTAAAGGCTTGACGGGGGCACACTGGAAGCATGAGCCACTCCTGTTCCCGCCGACTCTTCCTCGTTGGCACAGCCACCACCTTCGCCGGCATCTTGCTGAGCGCCTGCGGCAAGAGCGCCGAGGAGGTTCCCGCCGCCGACGTTCCAGTGGGAAGCGCCATTATTGTGGGGCGCTATATTATCGCCCAACCCACGGCGGGGGAGTACAAGGCTTACTCCACCCAATGTCCACATGCTAACCAGCAGATAGATCAAGTGCTCGGCGACAAGGTCAAGTGCCCCGGCCATGGCTCCGAATTCCGGCTAAGCGATGGAGCGGTGTTGAACGGGCCTGCCCGGGACCCCCTACGCGAGGCAGACGTGACCCCCTCCGGAGACACCCTCGTCGTCTCCTAAAAAGGATGTTTCACGTGAAACATCGACGATCCATCCCCCTAGGATGGATAGGGTGCGCCTCACCAACAAGATCAAGAAGCCCGATCCGCTCATCGTCCTGATCATCCTCGCCGTCGTCGTCGCGATTTTTCTGCCGGCACGCGGGGAATTTGCCCAAGGATTCGACGTAGCCACTAAGGTCGCCATCGCGCTGCTCTTCTTCCTCTACGGAGCTAGGTTGTCGCCGCGAGAAGCTTTGGACGGACTAAAGCACTGGAAGCTGCATCTAATCATCCTGTGCTTCACCTTCGTCGTATTTCCGTTGATCGGCATCGCGCTTCGGCCCCTGACGGCCTTCATCTCGCACGATCTCTACATGGGGATACTCTTCCTCACCCTGGTCCCGTCGACGGTCCAATCCTCGGTCGCGTTCACGTCCATCGCCAGGGGGAACGTGGCCGGTTCTATCGTCGCGGCCAGCGCCAGCAATCTCGCCGGAGTGGTCCTTACCCCACTACTCGTTCTACTCCTCATGACCGGCGGGAAAGGTGGCATCCACATCGATGCAGGAGTGTTCGGCGACATCGCCTTACAGCTCCTCGCCCCTTTCGTCTTAGGCCAGCTGACCCGCAGGTGGGCCAAAAATTTCGCGGCAAAACGGGCCACCAAGGTAGTCGACCGTGGCTCCATCGCGATGGTGGTCTATGCCGCGTTCTCCAAGGGAATGGTCGAGGACATCTGGAGTACCACGGGGGTAGGGGAACTCCTCTTCATCGTCGCCCTATCCGTCGCGCTCGTGGCCTTCATGCTCTGGCTTACCCGCTTCGTGCCACAGAAGCTCGGCTTTAACCGCGCGGACACCATCGCGATCGAATTCTGCGGCACGAAGAAGTCGCTGGCCTCGGGCCTGCCCATGGCGTCAGTAATCTTTAGCGGCGCCGGCCTGGGCCTCCTCATCCTGCCGCTGATGATCTTCCACCAGGTTCAGCTCATGATGTGCTCCTGGCTCGCGGCCAAGTACGCCCGAGCTGCAGACGCGGAGGAGTGACAAGCCAATAGCTAGCCGCTTATGCCGATCACCTAGATGTTCATATCGGCGTTCCAGATTCACACCCTTCGCTTCACTAGCCCGGCCAAGTAAACTCTGTGCACATGAGGACGCTATACACCCGCACCGATTTGACCGTGCCGGGGGCCGGGACACTTACTCACTTGGCGCAGTTGGAAGAGATTAACCAGACCCAGGCGCGAATGGTCCGCCTCATTCAGGTCGAGGCGGGCACCCCAACGGGAACGTGGGAAAACGGCACTTCGCGCGGCGTAGTTACGGTGCCGCAAACGGAGGTCCCGCACCCGGATACCTATGGTGAGTTCGAGGGGCTCGACGCCCAGGCGCTGACCGCCGAGCAGTTCGAAGCCGCCTGGAGCCGGGTACAAAGTCACCTCGGCTAGCCGAGCTAGCCGAAGACCAGGTTGACCAGCACCATGTAGACGGCGGTGCCGCCGAGGATCGACAGGCCAGAGTTCCTCCGCCAGGCGTGCAGAGCCACGGTCGCCGCCAGGGCGATAAGGCTAGCTAAGAGCCCGCCCGGGGCCGTCGTTTGCCCAACAACCGTGTAGACCACGAGGACCACCATGACGCCGACGGGCATCGTCGTCGCCAGAGTGCCCACGAAAAAGTTGTTCCGCAGCCGTCGTTTAGCCGAGTAGGGCGCCTGACGCAGCGCCACCGTGATCACGGCAACGGGGATCAGAACGGCCAACACCGCACCGATGCCGATAGATTCCGGCAGTCCCACCGCCATCACCGCCTACCGCGCCGTAGCGTGAGCGCCTGGTCGATTCGCGGGGCACGGTAGCGCACGACCAGGAGCAGGAAGTATACGACCAGGGCCGCGACCAACATCCGCTCAGGGATTGTGAGCGCCCCGACCACGCTCAAGAGAAGCGCAGCAAGCGGCAGTGAGAAGTCTTTATTGTTCTGGAACGCCTCCCACGCCAGCACCACAAAAAGCGCCGTCAGCGCGAATTCCATGCCCTGAATACCAGCGGGTAAGGCCTCCCCAAAGAACGCTCCGACGATCCCAGATACCACCCACAGGGCCTGGCTGAAGGATTGGATCGTGAGTATCCGCGTCCCGGAAATCGTTCCAGGCGGACGGGCGGAGACGATCGCGTAGCTTTCATCAGTCAGCGCATACGTGGAGTAGGCCCGCCCAAGGGCCGAGGAGATGCGTTCCCGCGGAAACGTCAGGCCATAAAACACGTGCCGGAAATTCACCATGAAGCCCGTGATCGCGGCGGAGATCGGACCCACGCCCGAGCCAACGAGGCTCAGGGCCAGAAACTCCATGGATCCGGCGTAGATGACGATGGAGAAGATCGGAGCCCACCACCAGGAATAGCCCGTCTGCACCACGAGCAACCCGAAGGCCAGGCCCAGGGGGATCAGCCCAATCCCGATCGGCCAGGTCTCCTGGATCCCACCTCGGATCTCGGCCTTGGTTTCACGTGAAACGCCCACCGGCACCACCCATCTCTAGCATCCCGTCCGCACCTAGCCTGCGGCTCGAGCGCCGGGGCGGCCCGGTCCGCAACTAGAACACTTAGTTCGCGCTAGTATACAGCTCGGTCTAAGAGGGGCAAGGGCCGGCTAGTTGTCCACGACGTCCTTGGGAAAGGTGGAAAATAGCGGCAGCGGCATCGACTGGCGCCGCATGACGTCGCTCCACAGGTCGGCCGGCCCGGGGGCGATGACGTCGCTCGGCAACGCCGGGGTGATAAACCAGTCGCCGCGATCCACCTCGTCTTCAAGCTGGCCCGGCGCCCACTCGGCGAAGCCGGCGAAGAGCCGCGCGCCGTCGAGGTCATCGATAAACTCCTCTGGACCCCCGCGCAGATCCAGGTGCACCAGCCGGTTGGCCAGGCGGGTCAGGCGCGGCCGCGAGGCAATATCAACGCCGTTTTTGGTCAGCCCCAGGCCCACGACCGACTGCGGTTCGACAGGGCCGCCAATGTAGAGCGCCGGGGGAGAGGAAACCTGGTCGGCCCACTCGGGCAGGACGTTGGCCACGGCGACGTCGCTGCGCCGGGTGAGGTCGACGCCGAACGTAAAGTAACTGTTGTATTGCACGATCAGCACCACAGAGCGCGCGAACTGCACCGAGGGCAGCCCCGGTGCCGCAACCGCGAGCATGCCGGCCGCTGGATCGGTGCGCTCCAACGCCGTGAACAAGCGATCTCCAAAGAACTCCTCGGGCACTACTCCTGCTCCTCCCACCAGGCCTTGAGGCGCGCGACGGCCTCGTCGCGGTCGAGCGGGCCCTCCTCGAGGCGTAGGTCCTTCATAAAGGCCCACGCGCGGCCCACCTGCGGGCCTGGTTTCAGCCCCAAGATCTGCATGATCTCGTTGCCGTCGAGGTCCGGGCGCACCCGCGCGAGGTCCTCGCGCCGCTGGATCTCTTCGATCCGCTCCTCTAGCCGATCATAGCCAGCCCGCAGCCGGGCAGCCTTGCGCTTGTTGCGGGTGGTGCAGTCCGCACGCACGAGCTTGTGCAGCCGGGGCAGGAGCTCGCCGGCGTCGGTGACGTAGCGACGCACAGCCGAGTCGGTCCACTGACCGTCAGAAAATCCGTAGAACCGCATGTGGAGAAAGATCAGCTGCGAGACGTCCGCGATGAACTGCTTCGGGTACTTCAGCTTGCGCATGCGCTTGCGCGCGAGCTTCGCGCCCACCACCTCGTGCTGATGGAAGCTGACCCCGCCGCCGGGCTTGGCCGCCCTGGTGGCCGGCTTGCCGCAATCGTGCAGCAGCGCCGCCCAGCGCAAAACCAGGTCTGCCTCCGGCGTTTCTTCCTGCTCCATGGCCTGGCGCAACACCGTCATCGAGTGCTGGTAGACATCCTTGTGCTGCAGGTGTTCATCCGGGGTGAGGTGCAGCCCGGATACCTCGGGTACCACCCGGTCGCACACCCCGGTTGCCACCAAAAGCTCCCAGCCGCTCCACGGCGCGGCGGAAGCCATCATCTTGTCCAGCTCGGCGCGGACTCGCTCCACGGTGATGCGGTCGATATGCGCCGCCATCTCAGTCATCGCGGCGCGCACCCGCGGGGCCACCTCAAAGCCGAGCTGGGCCTTAAACCTAGCCGCCCGCAGCATCCGCAGCGGGTCATCACCAAAGGACTGCTCCGGCGCGGCCGGGGTGTCGATCACCCCGCGAATGAGATCGCTTAAGCCCCCCAGCGGGTCGTGGAAACGCAACCCCAGCTGGGCTTGGTCACCCGAGCCGTCCGCGTCCACCACAAGTTCTACCGCCATGGCGTTGACCCGGAAGTCGCGGCGCACCAGATCACCCTCGAGGGTATCGCCAAAGCGCACCTCGGGGTTGCGCGTCACGCCGTCGTAGGTGTCTGACCGAAAGGTGGTGATCTCCACCTGCTGGC
Protein-coding sequences here:
- a CDS encoding anthranilate synthase component 1 produces the protein MSPIEQIIAYHPDASELFKHLGGTDADFTVFLESADVSTQSGINSIGVLKAAAVVTCTGQTVQATALSPAGEELVGLVEKAKEQQRAHAAHYAPGGKCAAGETADERARLQATSNAEALKAIHRSGHMLLGGFAFDYLATFEELPEVAQGPNTYPDYQFIIPELMLTLNHRDRTASLKVFPTSTEHARELSDALCALAKRARELDRRPPRETPEDAHLSSKGAAGERTASGALNVTVSLDDAAFCAGVTQFQRDIAAGDVYQIVPSRAFHAPCPDAFAAYQVLRVTNPSPYMFYLRGRDAAGTPFELFGASPESNLKYTHVDRRVRLYPIAGTRPRGASPEMDVRNELTLRTDAKELAEHTMLVDLARNDVARVSSPGTRTVDQLMSVERYSAVMHLVSEVSGQLASGLDALDAFRACMTMGTLTGAPKLRAAELIRSFEGMRRGSFGGAIGYLKPDGDMDTCVVIRSAFVQGGRAIVQAGAGVVRDSVPQSEADETLHKAFAVLHALALSQGKTMEVTR
- a CDS encoding glutamine amidotransferase-related protein codes for the protein MHNADGEAPLTRTVAIVDNRDSFVYNLVDAIAVQGHFTHVLRNSVSPAQVRGLRPDVIVLSPGPGHPHTAGNLMGIYQMARACEIPVLGICLGFQAILSAHGAEVRPCGPVHGITDSLSLTSAGRRSPLFAGLADPATKRAVPIARYHSLGCTELPPGLTALGFSASQAGPVVMAAVDDEAAPTEIGLQFHPESLLTPDGPVLLHRCLEALGRHTKERGRNGARRDEAGGGGEQCFT
- the trpD gene encoding anthranilate phosphoribosyltransferase, producing the protein MTSQDSLNRLIAYLDNPEPTVEEARAVFTPLTVGDYDDIHIAALLTMIRTRGETYADLLGAAHAFIEAGRPFPITGAGLLDTAGTGGDGKNTINITTGASLVAAAGGVKMVKVGNRSVSSKSGSADVLEAMNIPLDLDPDRAVRQFEASNFTFLFAPAYNPAVSHVQPVRRALKVPTLFNTLGPVLSPARPEFQIMGVANPKVGRMIAEVFRDLGRGKAMVVHGAGTDEVAVWGPTQVWELTRDGQIEEYQITPEGLGLETYAIEDVVGGDGQENAKHLYATFEGTGEPAHRAAIAASAGAMFYVTENAASLKEGTERALELLDSGAVARWLHKHEEADYAN
- the trpCF gene encoding bifunctional indole-3-glycerol-phosphate synthase TrpC/phosphoribosylanthranilate isomerase TrpF, with the translated sequence MPTNAQGTTPHAAHATPTVLQGIVDKRRTHLPEIHARIAHVDPNALEPSTRSLYHALGGGHPAGQRTRFIMECKSSSPSLGLIREHYQPADIARVYSRYASAISVLCEPERFGGDYDHLAAVAQSTHLPVVCKDFIISPVQVHAARYFGADAILLMLSVLDDAAYAALAAEAERLGLDVITEVIDEHEVARATRLGARIFGINHRDLNDLSIDLGRSARLTPLVSEGAVVLAESGVRDARVVRSLSGFVHAFLVGSQLTGRPDVDEAARELVFGRAKVCGLRTTSAAQVARACGATWGGLIFEPASPRNVSRETAREIAAAEPALRYVGVTRATDGFADFLAGVPLTAIQLHAPYQGSAAAEEQLICRARRFAEEEDIQEVWRAVSMNAPEAKAHLDALGFSGSAAAGVKIPQPGQPVDRIVLDSGSGGTGTAFDWGRVAELVAEAMRPLCFIAGGLNLENLAAALDLRCGGVDLNSGFEYPAGTGNWAGHKDAAALARAFEILRHHHYPRGEQPPRALSRKNSQHATS
- the trpB gene encoding tryptophan synthase subunit beta, translating into MSHQIGGSTILPAYFGQFGGQFVAESLIPALDQLERAFVEALENEAFMDEYRSLLREYLGRPTPITRCRNLAANSPAQIFLKREDLVHGGAHKTNQVIGQILLAKKMGKTRIIAETGAGQHGTATALACALLGMECVIYMGAKDVERQQPNVYRMQLHGAQVVPVDTGSGTLKDAVNEALRDWTASFHDTHYLLGTAAGPHPFPTIVREFHRVISQEAKAQMVEMTGKLPDVVVACVGGGSNAIGMFADFIDEPDVELVGTEPAGAGLDSGKHGATISNGQIGVLHGARTFVMRSADGQIDESYSISAGLDYPGVGPQHAYLSESGRATYVGITDAEALEAFQLLSLHEGIIPALESSHALAYALKRAATATKPINILVSLSGRGDKDVDHVRHTLDERPELKLERTDCAGAQTLPNKEPAAFQDKKEN
- the trpA gene encoding tryptophan synthase subunit alpha, encoding MSDRYTDLFNRLADKDERAFVPFVMAADPSPEDSLTVIRKLVAVGADALELGVPFSDPSADGPTIQASHTRALAGGATVERVLDIIRTIRGEYPELPIGMLVYGNVPVTRGLENFYHEFHAAGADSILLPDVPLRESEPFVAAARAEGIDTVFIAPAHAGRETLADVATQATGYVYAISRDGVTGTERAATSDGLGNVIGQLAQLGAPPVLVGFGISTPEHVRQVCAAGAAGAITGSAITDILSRHLVDDAEKPVGEHGIPARKIGDRDALAQRLHNYVKEMKAATSSQ
- a CDS encoding Rieske (2Fe-2S) protein, whose product is MSHSCSRRLFLVGTATTFAGILLSACGKSAEEVPAADVPVGSAIIVGRYIIAQPTAGEYKAYSTQCPHANQQIDQVLGDKVKCPGHGSEFRLSDGAVLNGPARDPLREADVTPSGDTLVVS
- a CDS encoding bile acid:sodium symporter family protein, which gives rise to MRLTNKIKKPDPLIVLIILAVVVAIFLPARGEFAQGFDVATKVAIALLFFLYGARLSPREALDGLKHWKLHLIILCFTFVVFPLIGIALRPLTAFISHDLYMGILFLTLVPSTVQSSVAFTSIARGNVAGSIVAASASNLAGVVLTPLLVLLLMTGGKGGIHIDAGVFGDIALQLLAPFVLGQLTRRWAKNFAAKRATKVVDRGSIAMVVYAAFSKGMVEDIWSTTGVGELLFIVALSVALVAFMLWLTRFVPQKLGFNRADTIAIEFCGTKKSLASGLPMASVIFSGAGLGLLILPLMIFHQVQLMMCSWLAAKYARAADAEE